The Siniperca chuatsi isolate FFG_IHB_CAS linkage group LG17, ASM2008510v1, whole genome shotgun sequence genomic sequence TCTTTCGTTTGGACCACTATGGAGATCACttgaaaacatacttttttgTCACATTATATGCAATTTGTTAATTACAACTGAATGATGTGTAGATTCTCATCATCAATAATGCAGCCATGAGAAAAGGGCTAGTGTTGCAGGCCTGCTATGTTGTAGATCTACCTGGCCAGCCACGTAGTGCTTAAGGCACACTACCAAATGTGCACCTTATGCACTGTAACAGGCAGCACCTGGCACTTCAAACTGCTCAGCAGCGAAATGGGCAAGACAAATAAACCTGAGTCATGTGGTCACCCTGTCTCATTGCGACACTCCCATTGCAAATACTCTCATTTACACTCACTCTGCTCAGCTTTTATACTCATTGTATGTTGCGTTTCCTGCATGCTCTATAACTAACAAACTTATCAGACATGTTGGGCTATTTAGactatattattatttcttttattaaaacctatattatttttatatcaaaacattttctaatcATGGTACTTCCTGTGAATAATGGAAACATATCACTCTCTTGCACCATCTACAGCCAGCTTTCTGTTCAACATGTGCATAGGCCTCAGGCACTTGCATCTTGTATATATATCCTGGCAAACTGCATACCTTATTTGCTATTCCTCATAGGCCAGGCGTGTTTTGTGCAtctttgtgttctttgtttgctCTCAACCAATAATCATAAGCAAAAATATGATAAGAAGAAACTGGATaaagtttgtttaaaattaCGTGACTTGCACTACCAACAGATTTAGAGTAAACAGTCCTGGATTAAACATCATCtggaaattattttattgcCGTTTTCTTTTAACCTATTTGGAATAGCAGATGGACAGAGTGAACTATGAGAGCCaagttttctttcaaaaatgCTGAACTGTACTGCATTGGCAGTTTTGTTACTGTCCCATAGTGTAAACCCCACCCAACCTTAACTCCATGTAGATTAAAAACATGCTGGAACGAAACACAGCAGATTTGCAGCAGGGAGTGTTTGCAGCCAGATTCTCATTGCCACACAATAAGTCTCAATCATTCTTTGACCTGTGTTAAGAATCCTCCCAGTAGATATACTGTACTAAGTGTACATGCAAGTATATGGATGTGTTTGAAAGGCTCATTGGGTCAAAATGTTTGTGATTATGGGACCATTCCCAGGATATTGTGCAGGCTGCTCATCACTGTGCGTTGATGTGCTCTGTTTATTTCCTGCCAAGTACTAGAGGGTGCGTGTTAAGCATTTGGACTAATTTCAGTCCACTGTCATGTCCAGTAAACTCCACTATGCTAGTATTTCAACTTCATATGTAACGCTGTATAATTTTTGCTTATTCTATGTAACGTGTAATGGCTAGTATTGAATAAAACTGTGACAATAACGTATTTTTACTTGTGGCCTACTATGTGCCTGGTTATTTGCAAGAATCCAGTtatcatgcatgtgtgtgtgtgatggagagaggaagggaagtAAAgcaactgcagagagagagagagagagagagagagatagagaaacagaagcagagagtATGTAAGTGGGTGAATGAGTTTGGGGGGGGGAGGTGATATTTAAGCCACTGGCAAACTCTCTCCCCATCCATCTCTGCCTTGGCTCAGTCCCCTGCACCTCTTCGAAGACAAAGGAGGCCCTCCATCAGCACTCAGGTAAGACAGACAGCTTGGAGGGGTTGCTTCACTGTACTTTCTCCTCTGTGTCTGACGAAGGTTTGTAAagataaagtaaatgaaagCATTTTATCAGCTGTGCAACTGCAGTAAATAGCAATAGAATCAAGAGCAGATATACACTGGGTAGTGGGCGCTCAGCAGAAGacttgaaaacaaaattgtgggagtcatttgaacattttttttctttttgtaaagtTACTCTTTCCTTTCTGTTGATGTGCGAGCTTTGAGAAGAGCATGACAGGAAATTTATACATCAAACAAGTGAAGCCAACAGGGATTTGTGGCAAAGCAGTGTTAAGAAATGTCAATATACTGGCATTAATGTAGAATAAAGTATGCAAAATGTATGACTAACAACAATAAGCATGGCATGGATGTACCAAACCATTTGTACAGCAATATTTCCTGCATTATAAAATTGatttagccttttttaaaaacacatttttagcctTACGTCACTCAACATGGATTTTGTTTCGTCATTAAGTTTACATAGTGCGTATTCATTATTATCATACTCAGTATTGTGTTACTGACAGTATTTTCATCTCCATGGTTTCCTATTGTATTGTGTCAGTCAGTGAGACAGATGACCCCTATAGATTTTCCACTTAGCCAGCTTTGGTGTCCACTCGCCTCCTCTTTTGTCTCTGCGGCCTACAACTCTGACCTCTCCGGTACAATGCTCTGCAGCATGATGAGAGGCAATAACCGGTGACTGACATTAGCATCCCTGTCTCTTTTTGTAATAGCTGATAGTTAATAAATCATGCACAGGGAGATTGACGGATTGATCGTGTCCCTCTGTATTTTGCGTGGTTATGGATTAgcctcaaaatgatgcagtaaACTTTTATTCTTGTATAGGTAGATCCCTAAACTTTAAACTTGAGCTTGAAAGTTGAATGTGACTGAGGTAGTGTGGAAGTGAATCAGTGCCCTCATCTGTATGCACAAGTTAGTTTATAGGTTGCCAGGTTACTCGGCCCCTTAGCTTCTGAATGTGACTTTTGTGTTTCACTTCTGGTTTCCACTTTGAATGATAAGGCTGTTACACACTTAGCAGACAGATAACATTGAAACCAGTTTTCACTGACACCACAGTGTTAATTGTTGCATGCATTTCCGATTCAGCGATAACCAAAGAGGTGGACTATCAAAACAGCGAATGTTCCTCAAACTACCTTTTTTATAAGCAGCACATGAGGTGACATgaagtgtatatgtgtatgtgtatttttctttacaCATTGAGGTAGAAAATCTTCACACTCTGACTCTGCATCATTGACAGTGACTTATCTGTGTCCTTGTGTGCACAGTCTCTCCACAAGTCCAGCACAAGAAGCTCCAAGATGCCGGACACAATGTGTGTAAGATTGTTCAAAAAGTTTTTCCAAAGCTATCCTCCATCTTTCCATCCAAACCTCCTGAAATGTAAAACCCAGtaaggtcacacacacatagtgacCACACTACTTACATTAGGGTCAGTAATAGCCTCTGCACTACATGCAGAGCGTTATTCGACCCGTTGTGTAGAAATGGGAAAACCTCTCTTGCTTGGgtttccttccttccatccatccatccatctgcctGTCCAACTATCACTTTGTCTTGGAGATGGCTTCACCCTTGATTGCTATGTGACTGCACATGCAGTTGGGGGCTGGAGCGGGCATTTTGTGGCAGAGTCTGACCTTTTGACCTGGTACCTTTCTAGCATGTCCAAGGAGCCCAGTTCCAACCTGGAGAGTGCCATGCAGATGCTCATAAAGACCTTCCACAAGTACTCGGGGAAGGAGGGCGACAAGTACACGCTGAGCAGGGGTGAACTGAAGGAGCTGCTGCTAGAGGAGCTGGGGACTTACTTAGGGGTAAGAGAAGCAGTGTGTGACAAGGCAAATACTGTATCTGGTTGTACACTAACACACTAATGCCATTTGCAAATATGCGACACACAAGAGAAGGTATGTGCTCACGTACTCAGACTTACAAGTTCAGACAAGCTTGTGCAGTGATGTatgccccccccacacacacacacacatgacagaGAACACATtcttaactctctctctctatgttcCTGACAGACCTCCAAAGATAATGAAGCAGTTGAGAAGGTGATGAATGACTTGGACGCCAACAACGACGGGGAGGTGGACTTCACCGAGTTCATCATCCTGATGGGCGCCCTCACTGTCGCCTGCAACGACTTCTTCCTGGAGTTCAAGACAGACGACAAACCGAAAGACGAAAGCAAAGGCAATTCGGCGGAGAAGAAAGATTGAATCAGTGGAAGAGGGAAGGGGGGGAGAAAAGTGGGAGGGAGAGGTGGAAAGAGGGAGAACAGGAGGGGGGAcaaggaggaggggaaagagatGTAAATCAGGAGAGATAGAGGACAGAGTTGCaatggatttttgttttgtgcaattTGTAAACACTACAACTACACATGAGGGGAGCGGTGCAGCAGATAGTTTGTGGGTTCACAGAACACGGGGCATTCAGCAGGAGTAGTGTTTTCCCTCTGCAACAATTTGTTCACACCGCAGCATATCCGGAGCTAGTTGCACTGTTCTCAAAGCAGTGAGCGACTTCAGATACAGAACAGGGTACATTTCAACTTCTTTCAACTCAAACATAGCAGTTTTGACCGTTTCTTGTATGTTCGGAATAAGGTActggaaggaaaggaagaacgCACACAAGGATGTTTGAGCATTTCTTGCACATGAATAATTTACGAACATATACTAAGTTACAGATTATCATAGTGTTGTATGTACTCAGTGTTGAACAATAGAATATGATTGCGCCTATTTTGTAATCCTTTTTGGTAATAACCAATGCATCcttcaaaatattaaacatggTATTTATCCTACTATTAATTGTGATGTGTTTGGTTTTACATACTTAAAAATCCCTCATGTCGGCCATGAATTGCTGCACCTGGAAATCAAGTTGAATGGCGCAGAGAGAAACAATGTCAGCaaactgtgtgttggtgtgtgagcGTCcatacctctctctctgtctgtctgtgtgtgtctgtgtgtgtgtgtattggggaTTCCCACAGAGTAAACTGCTCCAGCTCACACATCCTGCCAACAATATCCTGCAAGTCTTGTTCCACTAGATATAAGCTGACCCAGATGTTTGACTTGGATCTGCATGGAAACTTCttcaagagagagagacagagggaggagaggggaagagagagagaaagaaaaagaaagagagagggtgtgAGGGAAGATAAAGAGTgtttgcgtgcatgtgtgtgtctgtctgtgtgtgtttgtgaatgaagGAAGGGCAGCAAAGGCGGCGGGGAGTGAATCCAATTTATGGAGTACATTAGTCAAGTATGTAACTTGGAAAGCAGTGGTATAATCACAGAGGAATGTTCAAGTTGCTGTGACTCTTAGCACACTTACTGTCCCTCAgtgtctaacacacacacacacacacatacacagatcaGTAAATCAACACGTCTTCTTCCACCTCATTGGCTTTTACAGCTGCTCGTCAGTTTTAAAATACAATGGAGGAAGAAATGCTGAGCAGCTGAATCACAGATCCTCTCCTTTCAACCAGAGGGATTTCTTTCAACCTCTGGGTGTAATTGTACTTGAACACTGATGAGCTTAACCGCCTCCTCTTCTTACATACGCCAATATTAAGAAGCTGACTCCAGGTCAGCCAGCGTCTATGGGCGGGGTACACCCTATCTGCTTTCATTCCTGGGCCTGCTGTATCCTCTAAAGGCTTCCTCTGATTGGGTGGTTTGAATATTTGAGCTCAACATGTTCGGCCTGCAGATAGGTAAACAATTCAAAACGAAACAGTGTCCATGACTGTTAACCCTGTTGTGGCATGAAGGGAAACAAACTACCTGTTAAGAGTGTTAACACCCTGGGTTACCTGTTCTCATTCCAAAGGACCAACAAGTTAGAAGATTTCATGTAGGACAAAAGAGGgtagacaaaataatataaacagctcatagaaaaggagaagaaagattAAATGCCAATTAGCAACATTTGTAACTTATGAAATGTGAGTTTTTAAGGCAACTGCAGGTgcattggtaaaaaaaaaacaaaaaaaaacatctaaaatgtttagaggggaaatctctctttggtgaaactgctaacaactcatagacatctaaAATGTGACGCAGAGCTCCAACACGTTGCTTTTCtgtgaggggtcacaagccaaaaagactGGGAACTACTGTTTTAATCTTTAGCAatgcattgtgttttttaaatgtaaaatcttaaactgaaaagtaactCAGAACTACAGTTGTCAAAT encodes the following:
- the s100s gene encoding S100 calcium binding protein S isoform X1; the protein is MPDTIMSKEPSSNLESAMQMLIKTFHKYSGKEGDKYTLSRGELKELLLEELGTYLGTSKDNEAVEKVMNDLDANNDGEVDFTEFIILMGALTVACNDFFLEFKTDDKPKDESKGNSAEKKD
- the s100s gene encoding S100 calcium binding protein S isoform X2 — translated: MSKEPSSNLESAMQMLIKTFHKYSGKEGDKYTLSRGELKELLLEELGTYLGTSKDNEAVEKVMNDLDANNDGEVDFTEFIILMGALTVACNDFFLEFKTDDKPKDESKGNSAEKKD